From a single Mycolicibacterium mengxianglii genomic region:
- a CDS encoding MFS transporter, translated as MTQPPRAQQKPTRPADVDTGFWLWVAAVPLLAANYIVDVVVAENRSGLAIAISTGFLVVILTLVVTFLVLLRGGYRLARTLLTAGGLASMVSVSFGLFLTGRPTAAAVIFAVTGIVGAVLIGGGIYLLHRKESQAFFTR; from the coding sequence GTGACCCAGCCTCCCCGAGCGCAGCAGAAACCCACCCGTCCTGCCGATGTCGACACCGGCTTCTGGTTGTGGGTCGCCGCGGTGCCGCTGCTCGCCGCCAACTACATCGTCGACGTGGTGGTCGCGGAGAACCGCTCAGGATTAGCCATCGCAATATCCACCGGATTCCTGGTGGTGATCCTCACCCTGGTCGTGACGTTTCTGGTCCTGCTGCGCGGTGGTTACCGGTTGGCGCGCACCCTGCTCACGGCAGGCGGGCTGGCCTCGATGGTTTCGGTGAGCTTCGGGCTGTTCCTCACCGGGCGGCCGACGGCGGCCGCGGTGATCTTCGCGGTGACCGGCATCGTCGGCGCAGTGCTGATCGGCGGCGGCATCTACCTGTTGCATCGCAAGGAATCCCAGGCCTTCTTCACCCGCTGA
- a CDS encoding oxygenase MpaB family protein, giving the protein MTELAAPGINQSDALPLGAQSLIWRYFGDNRMFLIGPRPGVLQLTLPELGQGVQEHSVFFADTAARIKRSLPPIFRTVYGSDDQNAGTQVRDFHHDIKGELPAEHVGGEEGRRYHALDPDTYFWAHATFLDQVFYFADTFVKRLTDAEKEQMYLESKTWYRRYGVSDRPMPATYADFEKYWQRMLDDVVMAHPSATYSVGYVTKGFPRPKGLSPLAWKVLAPIFNPLAAFLTTGGLPPQARTILNLPWSAKQERRYQRFAAFWRSRPVNRLWDRLPMSVRYNGIARAGFVREGATP; this is encoded by the coding sequence GTGACTGAATTGGCGGCCCCCGGAATCAACCAGAGCGACGCCCTGCCCCTGGGCGCGCAGTCGTTGATCTGGCGATATTTCGGCGACAACCGGATGTTCCTGATCGGCCCCCGCCCCGGCGTGCTGCAGTTGACGCTGCCCGAGCTCGGGCAAGGTGTGCAGGAGCATTCGGTGTTCTTCGCCGACACCGCCGCCCGGATCAAACGCTCGCTGCCGCCGATCTTCCGGACGGTCTACGGCTCCGACGATCAGAACGCCGGCACCCAGGTCCGCGACTTCCACCACGACATCAAAGGGGAGCTACCCGCTGAACATGTCGGCGGGGAGGAGGGCCGGCGGTACCACGCGCTGGATCCGGACACCTACTTCTGGGCGCACGCCACCTTCCTGGACCAGGTCTTCTACTTCGCCGACACCTTCGTCAAACGGCTCACCGACGCCGAGAAGGAACAGATGTACCTCGAGTCCAAGACGTGGTACCGGCGCTACGGCGTCAGCGACCGCCCGATGCCGGCCACCTACGCCGACTTCGAGAAGTACTGGCAACGCATGCTCGACGACGTGGTGATGGCCCATCCGTCGGCGACCTACAGCGTCGGGTACGTCACCAAAGGCTTCCCGCGACCCAAAGGCCTCTCACCGCTGGCGTGGAAAGTACTGGCCCCGATTTTCAACCCGCTGGCCGCGTTCCTGACCACCGGAGGGTTGCCGCCCCAGGCGCGCACCATCCTGAACCTGCCGTGGAGTGCCAAGCAGGAGCGCCGCTATCAGCGTTTCGCTGCCTTCTGGCGCTCCCGTCCCGTCAACCGGCTCTGGGATCGCCTGCCGATGTCGGTGCGTTACAACGGCATTGCGCGTGCCGGTTTTGTCAGAGAAGGTGCGACGCCATAA
- a CDS encoding heavy metal translocating P-type ATPase, with product MANPPVTTVATDLDLHGMTCASCAGRVERGLNELPGVHATVNLAVERAHVEHDPAVTVDQLVRAVESAGYQATAVREPGSQEEAAGEPIREPDLRSRLVGSIVLAVPVIVLSMVMAWQFTGWQWLVWALATPIVVWGGYPFHRAALRSARHGTSTMDTLVSLGTLAAYLWSAYAVISNPGPHFHAHVYFEVAAAVTVFLLAGRFAEARAKRSAGAALRALLSLGAKDAVVIRDGAEVQVPAAELHVGDVFVVRPGELVATDGQVVDGNSALDTSAMTGESVPVDVTAGSPVLGGAVNTYGRIRVRATKVGADTQLARMGRLVTDAQNGKASVQRLADRVSAVFVPAVLVIAALTVVGWLLTGAAVSAAFTAAVAVLIIACPCALGLATPTAILVGTGRGAQLGVLIKDPQVLETVTGIDTVVFDKTGTVTTGRMTVGAVETRPGEDADEVLRRAAAVEAASEHPVAAAIVAAARERALGIPEVTEFANRPGFGVTGVVDGVRVNVSREGSIAGIDLLAPAPATPGTGVEVAWGDRVRGVIRLTDVVKPSSAAAIAELKAMGITPVLLTGDNATVARRVAAEIGISSEDVIAGVLPTEKAEAITGLQADGRKVAMVGDGVNDSVALAAADIGMAMGSGADAAIEASDVTLVRGDLRTVPTALRLSARTLRTIRVNLFWAFAYNTAAIPLAALGLLNPMIAGAAMAASSVLVVANSLRLRRFS from the coding sequence ATGGCCAATCCACCGGTGACGACTGTCGCAACCGACCTCGATCTGCACGGGATGACGTGCGCGTCGTGTGCGGGGCGCGTCGAGCGCGGCCTCAACGAGCTTCCCGGCGTCCACGCCACCGTCAACCTGGCCGTCGAACGCGCCCACGTCGAACATGACCCGGCCGTCACCGTCGACCAGCTGGTCCGCGCCGTCGAGTCCGCCGGCTACCAGGCCACCGCCGTCCGCGAACCCGGTTCGCAGGAGGAAGCTGCCGGCGAACCGATCCGCGAGCCGGACCTGCGCTCCCGGCTGGTCGGCTCGATCGTGCTGGCCGTGCCGGTGATCGTGCTGTCGATGGTGATGGCCTGGCAGTTCACCGGCTGGCAGTGGCTGGTGTGGGCATTGGCCACGCCGATCGTGGTGTGGGGCGGTTACCCGTTCCACCGGGCCGCATTGCGCAGCGCCCGCCACGGCACGTCGACCATGGACACCCTGGTGTCGCTGGGCACCCTGGCCGCCTACCTGTGGTCGGCGTATGCCGTGATCAGCAATCCCGGCCCGCACTTCCACGCCCACGTCTACTTCGAGGTCGCCGCCGCGGTGACGGTGTTCCTGCTGGCCGGCCGGTTTGCCGAAGCGCGGGCGAAGCGGTCCGCCGGTGCCGCGCTGCGGGCGCTGCTGTCGCTGGGTGCCAAGGATGCCGTCGTGATCCGCGACGGTGCCGAGGTGCAGGTCCCGGCCGCAGAACTACATGTCGGTGACGTGTTCGTGGTGCGGCCGGGGGAACTGGTGGCCACCGACGGCCAGGTCGTTGACGGGAACTCGGCACTGGACACCTCGGCGATGACGGGTGAGTCGGTGCCGGTGGATGTCACCGCCGGATCGCCGGTGCTCGGCGGTGCTGTCAACACGTACGGCCGTATCCGGGTGCGCGCCACCAAAGTCGGCGCTGATACACAGCTGGCGCGGATGGGACGTCTGGTCACCGATGCCCAGAACGGCAAGGCCTCCGTGCAGCGCCTCGCCGACCGGGTGTCGGCGGTGTTCGTGCCCGCAGTGCTGGTCATCGCCGCGCTGACCGTCGTGGGCTGGCTGCTCACCGGCGCGGCCGTCTCGGCGGCGTTCACCGCTGCGGTGGCGGTACTGATCATCGCCTGCCCCTGTGCGCTCGGCCTGGCCACGCCGACGGCCATCCTGGTCGGCACCGGCCGTGGCGCTCAGCTGGGCGTGCTGATCAAGGACCCGCAGGTGCTCGAGACGGTCACCGGCATCGACACCGTGGTCTTCGACAAGACGGGCACCGTCACCACCGGTCGGATGACGGTCGGCGCCGTCGAGACCAGGCCCGGCGAGGATGCCGACGAGGTGCTGCGCCGGGCCGCCGCGGTGGAAGCCGCATCCGAGCACCCGGTCGCCGCCGCGATCGTCGCCGCCGCCCGGGAACGTGCGCTGGGCATTCCCGAGGTCACCGAATTCGCCAACCGGCCCGGTTTCGGCGTCACCGGCGTCGTCGACGGCGTGCGGGTCAACGTCTCGCGGGAGGGTTCGATCGCCGGGATCGACTTGCTGGCACCCGCACCCGCGACCCCCGGAACCGGAGTGGAGGTCGCCTGGGGTGATCGGGTCCGGGGCGTCATCCGGCTCACCGACGTGGTGAAGCCGAGCAGTGCGGCGGCCATCGCCGAGCTCAAAGCCATGGGCATCACCCCGGTGCTGCTCACCGGGGACAACGCCACTGTCGCCCGGCGGGTCGCCGCCGAGATCGGCATCAGCTCCGAGGACGTCATCGCCGGAGTGCTGCCGACGGAAAAGGCCGAGGCCATCACCGGACTGCAGGCCGACGGCCGCAAGGTGGCGATGGTCGGTGACGGGGTCAACGACTCGGTGGCGCTGGCCGCGGCCGATATCGGCATGGCGATGGGATCCGGTGCCGACGCCGCCATCGAGGCCAGTGATGTGACCCTGGTGCGGGGCGATCTGCGCACGGTGCCGACGGCATTGCGGCTCTCGGCGCGCACTCTGCGGACCATCCGGGTGAACCTGTTCTGGGCTTTCGCGTACAACACCGCGGCCATCCCGCTGGCGGCGTTGGGGTTGCTGAACCCGATGATCGCCGGTGCCGCCATGGCCGCGTCGTCGGTGCTGGTCGTCGCCAACAGCCTGCGCCTGCGCCGCTTCTCCTGA
- a CDS encoding glutamyl-tRNA reductase, whose protein sequence is MSVLLFGVSHRSAPVPVLEQLSTDESDQAKIIDQLLQSPLVTEAMVLSTCNRVEVYAVVEAFHGGLSVIGQVLSDHSGMSMGDLTKHAYVRYAEAAVEHLFAVASGLDSAVIGEQQVLGQVRRAYAAAEANQTVGRTLHELSQRALSVGKRVHSETGIDAAGASVVSVALGMAETRLESLAGRTAAVIGAGSMGALSAAHLVRAGIARVHVLNRSTPRAQRLAENLREQGVEAQAHSLDDVAAALADVDVVITSTGAVRPVVSLADVHHALAHRTGPETRQLVICDLGMPRDVDAAVAGLPGVWVVDMDRIQREPAARAAASDADAARQIVATEVAGYLAGQRMSEVTPTVTALRQRAADVVEAELLRLDNRLPGLDTAHRHEVANTVRRVVDKLLHAPTVRVKQLASAPGGDSYAEALRELFELDPTAVDAVATAGELPLLPTDYDGPQPEAAG, encoded by the coding sequence GTGAGCGTCCTGTTATTCGGGGTCTCGCACCGCAGTGCGCCGGTACCCGTCCTGGAGCAGCTGTCCACCGACGAATCCGACCAGGCCAAGATCATCGATCAGCTGCTGCAGTCGCCGTTGGTGACCGAGGCGATGGTGCTCTCGACCTGCAACCGGGTCGAGGTCTACGCGGTGGTGGAGGCGTTCCACGGCGGTCTGTCGGTGATCGGGCAGGTGCTCTCGGACCACTCCGGGATGTCGATGGGCGACCTGACCAAGCACGCCTATGTCCGCTACGCCGAGGCCGCCGTCGAGCATCTGTTCGCCGTGGCTTCGGGCCTGGACTCCGCCGTCATCGGCGAACAGCAGGTGCTCGGGCAGGTACGCCGCGCCTACGCCGCCGCCGAGGCCAACCAGACTGTGGGACGAACGCTGCACGAGTTGTCGCAGCGCGCGCTGTCGGTGGGCAAGCGGGTGCATTCCGAGACCGGTATCGACGCCGCAGGTGCGTCGGTGGTCTCGGTGGCTCTCGGGATGGCCGAAACCCGGCTCGAAAGCCTTGCCGGACGCACCGCCGCGGTGATCGGCGCCGGATCCATGGGCGCGTTGTCGGCCGCGCACCTGGTGCGCGCCGGGATCGCCCGGGTACACGTACTCAACCGTTCGACACCACGGGCACAGCGGCTGGCGGAGAATCTTCGTGAGCAGGGTGTGGAGGCCCAGGCGCACAGCCTCGACGACGTGGCGGCGGCACTGGCCGATGTCGACGTCGTGATCACCAGCACCGGAGCGGTACGGCCGGTGGTGTCGCTGGCCGACGTGCACCACGCGCTGGCGCACCGCACCGGCCCCGAGACCCGGCAATTGGTGATCTGCGACCTCGGCATGCCCAGGGATGTCGATGCTGCGGTGGCCGGCCTGCCCGGAGTCTGGGTGGTCGACATGGACCGCATCCAGCGCGAGCCGGCGGCGCGGGCAGCAGCGTCCGATGCCGATGCCGCGCGCCAGATCGTGGCTACCGAGGTTGCCGGCTACCTGGCCGGCCAGCGCATGTCGGAGGTGACGCCCACGGTCACCGCGCTCCGTCAGCGCGCCGCCGATGTGGTCGAGGCCGAGTTGCTGAGGCTGGACAACCGATTGCCCGGCCTGGATACCGCCCATCGGCACGAGGTCGCCAACACCGTGCGCCGTGTCGTGGACAAGCTGCTGCACGCCCCCACCGTGCGGGTCAAGCAGCTGGCGAGCGCCCCAGGCGGTGACAGCTACGCCGAAGCGCTGCGTGAGCTGTTCGAGCTGGACCCGACTGCCGTCGATGCAGTGGCTACCGCCGGTGAATTGCCGCTTTTGCCAACCGATTACGACGGGCCGCAACCCGAGGCAGCCGGATAG
- the hemB gene encoding porphobilinogen synthase: MSYPRQRPRRLRSTPAMRRLVAETSLEPRHLVLPMFVADGIDEPKPISSMPGVVQHTRDSLRRAAAEAVAAGVGGLMLFGVPSDEDKDPVGSIGIDPDGILNVALRDLAADLGEDTVLMADTCLDEFTDHGHCGVLDARGRVDNDATNDQYIKLAVAQAQSGAHVVAPSGMMDGQVAAIRDGLDAAGYADVVILAYAAKFASAFYGPFREAVSSSLSGDRRTYQQDSGNAREAVREIELDIAEGADMVMVKPAMSYLDVVRACAEISPVPVAAYQISGEYSMISAAAANGWIDLQAAALEALIGIRRAGADIVLTYWATDAAGWLA, from the coding sequence ATGTCGTACCCGAGGCAGCGCCCCCGGCGCTTGCGTTCGACCCCGGCGATGCGACGGCTGGTCGCCGAAACATCTTTGGAGCCAAGGCATCTGGTGTTGCCGATGTTCGTCGCTGACGGCATCGACGAACCGAAGCCGATCTCTTCGATGCCCGGGGTCGTGCAGCACACCCGGGACTCGCTGCGTCGGGCGGCCGCCGAAGCCGTCGCTGCCGGGGTGGGTGGGCTGATGCTGTTCGGCGTGCCGAGCGATGAGGACAAAGATCCCGTCGGCTCCATCGGGATCGACCCCGACGGCATCCTCAACGTGGCACTGCGTGACCTGGCCGCCGATCTCGGCGAGGACACCGTGTTGATGGCCGACACCTGTCTCGACGAGTTCACCGACCACGGCCACTGCGGCGTGCTCGATGCGCGGGGCCGGGTGGATAACGACGCCACCAACGATCAGTACATCAAACTCGCTGTGGCGCAAGCACAGTCGGGCGCTCACGTGGTGGCCCCCAGCGGCATGATGGACGGTCAGGTGGCTGCGATCCGGGACGGGCTCGACGCCGCCGGATATGCCGATGTGGTGATCCTGGCCTACGCGGCCAAGTTCGCCTCGGCTTTCTACGGACCGTTCCGCGAGGCGGTGAGTTCCAGCCTCAGCGGTGATCGCCGTACCTATCAGCAGGACAGCGGCAATGCGCGAGAAGCGGTGCGCGAGATCGAACTCGACATCGCTGAAGGCGCTGACATGGTGATGGTCAAGCCGGCCATGAGCTACCTCGATGTGGTGCGCGCATGCGCTGAGATCTCGCCGGTGCCGGTGGCTGCCTACCAGATCTCCGGGGAGTACTCGATGATCAGCGCCGCCGCGGCCAACGGGTGGATCGACCTGCAGGCGGCTGCGCTCGAAGCGCTGATCGGCATTCGACGCGCCGGCGCTGACATCGTGCTCACGTACTGGGCCACCGACGCGGCAGGCTGGCTCGCGTGA
- a CDS encoding bifunctional uroporphyrinogen-III C-methyltransferase/uroporphyrinogen-III synthase, with protein sequence MTSQASGRGRKPKPGRILFVGSGPGDPGLLTTRARSVLVNAALVFTDPDVPEAVLALAGIDLPPVSGPAPAPDKGADAPAGDKSAAPQSVNDGVVTDEIAPPVVNAGPDIRPALGDPAEVAKTLAHEARLGVDVVRLVTGDPLSVDSVLAEVNAVAKTNLTFEIVPGLPAATAVPTYAGLPLGSAHTVADVRGDVDWAALAAAPGPLILHATPQHLADSARTLIEHGLVESTPCVVTAQGTTCAQRSVEATLHELTDRAAIGGNEPAGPLTGPLVVTIGKTVAHRAKLNWWESRALYGWTVLVPRTKDQAGEMSDRLVNHGALPIEVPTIAVEPPRSPAQMERAVKGLVDGRYQWVVFTSTNAVRAVWEKFGEFGLDARAFSGVKIACVGEATADRVRAFGIAPELVPSGEQSSLGLLDEFPPYDDIFDPVNRVLLPRADIATETLAEGLRERGWEIEDVTAYRTVRAAPPPAQTREMIKTGGFDAVCFTSSSTVRNLVGIAGKPHARTIVACIGPKTAETAAEFGLRVDVQPETAAVGPLVEALAEHAARLRAEGALPPPRKKSRRR encoded by the coding sequence ATGACCTCCCAAGCTAGTGGTCGAGGCCGTAAGCCTAAGCCGGGGCGCATCCTGTTCGTCGGTTCAGGGCCGGGAGATCCGGGCCTGCTGACGACACGGGCGCGTTCGGTGCTGGTGAACGCCGCACTGGTCTTCACCGACCCCGACGTACCGGAAGCGGTGTTGGCGCTGGCCGGCATCGACCTGCCTCCGGTCTCGGGGCCCGCGCCGGCGCCGGACAAGGGCGCGGACGCCCCCGCCGGCGACAAGTCCGCGGCACCGCAGTCGGTGAACGACGGCGTGGTCACCGACGAGATCGCCCCTCCGGTGGTGAACGCCGGCCCGGACATCCGTCCGGCGCTGGGCGACCCGGCCGAGGTGGCCAAGACCTTGGCCCATGAGGCCCGCCTGGGCGTCGACGTGGTGCGCCTGGTCACCGGTGACCCGTTGTCGGTGGACTCGGTGCTCGCCGAGGTCAACGCCGTGGCGAAGACGAACCTGACTTTCGAGATCGTGCCCGGATTGCCGGCCGCGACGGCCGTCCCGACGTATGCGGGACTACCGCTCGGCTCCGCCCACACCGTCGCCGATGTGCGCGGGGACGTCGACTGGGCCGCCCTTGCCGCCGCGCCGGGCCCGCTGATCCTGCACGCCACGCCGCAGCATCTGGCCGATTCGGCCCGCACGCTCATCGAGCACGGTCTGGTCGAGAGCACGCCGTGTGTGGTGACCGCGCAGGGCACCACATGCGCGCAGCGCAGCGTCGAGGCCACTCTGCACGAGCTGACCGACCGCGCCGCGATCGGCGGCAATGAGCCCGCCGGTCCGCTGACCGGACCGCTGGTGGTCACCATCGGCAAGACCGTCGCGCACCGCGCCAAGCTCAACTGGTGGGAAAGCCGCGCACTCTACGGCTGGACCGTGCTGGTGCCGCGCACCAAGGATCAGGCCGGCGAGATGAGCGACCGTCTGGTCAACCACGGCGCGCTGCCCATCGAGGTGCCGACGATCGCCGTCGAGCCGCCGCGCAGCCCGGCCCAGATGGAACGTGCCGTCAAGGGTCTGGTCGACGGCCGCTACCAGTGGGTGGTGTTCACCTCCACCAACGCAGTGCGTGCGGTCTGGGAGAAGTTCGGCGAGTTCGGATTGGACGCCCGCGCTTTCTCCGGAGTCAAGATCGCCTGTGTGGGAGAGGCGACCGCCGACCGGGTGCGTGCCTTTGGCATCGCACCGGAACTGGTGCCTTCGGGCGAGCAGTCCTCGCTGGGTCTGCTCGACGAATTCCCGCCGTATGACGACATTTTCGATCCGGTGAACCGGGTCCTGTTGCCGCGCGCCGATATCGCCACCGAGACGCTGGCCGAGGGCCTGCGTGAACGTGGTTGGGAGATCGAGGACGTCACCGCGTACCGCACGGTGCGGGCGGCCCCGCCGCCGGCGCAGACCCGCGAGATGATCAAGACCGGCGGCTTCGACGCGGTGTGCTTCACGTCGAGTTCGACGGTGCGCAACCTGGTGGGCATCGCCGGTAAGCCGCACGCGCGCACCATTGTTGCCTGCATCGGACCCAAGACCGCCGAGACCGCTGCCGAGTTCGGTCTGCGGGTGGACGTGCAGCCCGAGACCGCCGCCGTCGGCCCGCTGGTGGAGGCGCTCGCCGAGCATGCCGCTCGACTGCGCGCCGAGGGCGCCTTGCCGCCGCCGCGCAAGAAGAGTCGCCGTCGTTAG
- a CDS encoding TetR/AcrR family transcriptional regulator, translated as MIPDTATLAILDAAVAEFERHGFRRVALDDVARRAKVSRTTIYRRFANRDELVAAVIDRENAALCADIAAELRSQAPQSNYYVEAFTSAIMRFRGHRVLNQLVRDDSALALEFAREHHGAAVLRIADALEVIFPAGFAQRVGPAVVTELADAILRYALMALLLPGSHPLETADDLRVFAAKHFLPSLPEALRAVPV; from the coding sequence ATAATCCCGGACACCGCGACCCTGGCCATCCTCGACGCCGCCGTCGCCGAGTTCGAACGCCATGGCTTCCGGCGGGTGGCGCTCGATGACGTGGCCCGCCGCGCCAAAGTCAGCCGCACCACCATCTACCGCCGCTTCGCCAACCGTGACGAGCTGGTTGCGGCGGTGATCGACCGCGAGAATGCCGCTCTGTGCGCCGATATCGCCGCAGAATTGAGAAGTCAAGCGCCGCAATCGAATTACTATGTCGAGGCGTTCACCTCGGCGATCATGCGGTTTCGTGGTCACCGGGTGCTCAACCAGCTGGTCCGCGATGATTCCGCGTTGGCGCTGGAGTTCGCCCGCGAGCATCACGGCGCTGCGGTGCTGCGCATCGCCGACGCGCTGGAGGTGATCTTCCCAGCAGGCTTCGCCCAACGGGTGGGACCGGCGGTGGTCACCGAACTGGCCGACGCGATTCTTCGGTACGCGCTGATGGCACTGCTGCTGCCCGGCTCGCATCCGCTGGAGACGGCCGACGACCTGCGCGTGTTCGCCGCCAAGCACTTCCTGCCCAGCCTGCCCGAGGCGCTACGCGCGGTTCCGGTATAA
- a CDS encoding HAD family hydrolase: protein MLGRHVDGAQGLAGEASAERAALGLESELDALGETVELPPPPADLTAAAFFDVDNTLVHGSSLVHFARGLAARKYFTYNDVLGFVYAQAKFQLTGRENSDDVAEGRRKALAFIEGRSTAELVAVGEEIFDEIIADKIWPGTRALAQMHLDAGQQVWLVTATPYELAATIAKKLGLTGALGTVAESVDGVFTGRLVGEILHGTGKAHAVRALAIREGLNLRRCTAYSDSYNDVPMLSLCGTAVAINPDADLRDLARERGWEIRDYRTARKAARIGVPSALALGAAGGALAAVASRRR, encoded by the coding sequence ATGCTCGGGCGCCATGTCGACGGTGCGCAGGGGCTCGCGGGCGAAGCCAGTGCCGAACGTGCCGCATTGGGCCTGGAATCGGAGCTGGATGCCTTGGGCGAGACGGTCGAACTGCCTCCCCCGCCGGCAGATCTGACCGCTGCGGCCTTCTTCGACGTCGACAACACCCTGGTGCACGGGTCCTCGCTGGTGCATTTCGCCCGCGGCCTGGCTGCCCGCAAGTACTTCACCTACAACGACGTCCTCGGCTTCGTTTACGCGCAGGCGAAATTCCAGCTGACCGGCCGGGAGAACAGCGACGACGTGGCCGAAGGCCGGCGTAAGGCGCTGGCTTTCATCGAGGGTCGGTCCACCGCTGAGCTGGTGGCCGTCGGCGAGGAGATCTTCGACGAGATCATCGCCGACAAGATCTGGCCGGGCACCCGTGCTCTGGCCCAGATGCACCTCGACGCCGGCCAGCAGGTGTGGCTGGTCACGGCCACGCCGTACGAGCTGGCCGCCACGATCGCCAAGAAGCTGGGCCTCACCGGCGCGCTGGGTACGGTCGCCGAATCGGTGGACGGGGTGTTCACCGGCAGGCTCGTCGGCGAGATCCTGCACGGCACCGGCAAGGCGCACGCCGTTCGGGCTCTGGCCATCCGGGAAGGGCTCAACCTGCGGCGTTGCACCGCCTACTCCGACAGTTACAACGACGTGCCGATGTTGTCGCTGTGCGGTACGGCCGTCGCGATCAATCCCGACGCCGACCTGCGGGATCTTGCGCGGGAGCGCGGCTGGGAGATCCGGGATTACCGCACCGCCCGCAAGGCGGCGCGCATCGGAGTGCCGTCCGCGTTGGCCCTCGGCGCTGCCGGCGGCGCGCTGGCAGCCGTTGCGTCGCGGCGGCGATAG
- a CDS encoding DUF3093 domain-containing protein, with the protein MAEPVGSPARGEVLFSEDGASWYWMLTGPAAAVTMLVIQLSSGVGVQWVVPLAFLVLVSGFIGVQIKAARIHTSIELTETSLRQGTQTIGVDEILAVYPSPKNSTRSYYDDRRLNRNAGKNSTGGALAGRAMKKAGIDPEDLPTPTPPPTPEAATVEKWQSARALGELSGVPRGRTGIGLKLTGGRTAQAWARRHQALRAALTELVERRDDVSGSRL; encoded by the coding sequence ATGGCTGAACCCGTGGGCAGCCCCGCACGCGGCGAGGTGCTGTTCTCCGAGGACGGGGCCAGCTGGTACTGGATGCTCACCGGACCTGCCGCCGCGGTGACCATGCTCGTCATCCAGCTCAGCAGCGGTGTCGGCGTGCAGTGGGTGGTGCCGCTGGCGTTCCTGGTACTGGTGTCGGGATTCATCGGGGTGCAGATCAAGGCCGCGCGCATTCACACCTCCATCGAACTGACCGAGACATCGTTGCGACAGGGCACGCAGACCATCGGCGTCGACGAGATCCTCGCGGTGTATCCGAGTCCGAAGAACTCCACACGCAGTTACTACGACGATCGTCGGCTCAACAGAAACGCCGGCAAGAATTCCACCGGCGGTGCGCTGGCCGGGCGTGCCATGAAAAAAGCCGGCATCGACCCCGAGGATCTGCCGACCCCGACCCCACCGCCCACACCGGAAGCGGCGACAGTGGAGAAGTGGCAGTCCGCACGGGCACTGGGTGAGCTGTCCGGGGTGCCTCGGGGGCGGACCGGCATCGGGCTCAAACTCACCGGCGGGCGTACCGCGCAGGCGTGGGCGCGTCGGCATCAGGCGCTGCGGGCGGCGTTGACCGAGTTGGTCGAGCGCCGCGACGATGTGTCCGGTTCGCGGCTGTGA
- a CDS encoding glutaredoxin family protein, with product MSRAQVQLLTRDGCSICVRVRQRLLDLATELDFELSTVDVDALAAAGDSSLRAEFGDRLPVVLLDGAEHSYWDVDEPQLRADLAARKT from the coding sequence GTGAGTAGGGCACAGGTTCAGCTGCTGACACGTGACGGTTGCAGTATCTGCGTGCGGGTCCGGCAACGACTGCTCGACCTGGCCACCGAGCTGGATTTCGAGTTGTCCACCGTCGACGTGGACGCGCTGGCCGCCGCCGGGGACAGCAGTCTGCGTGCGGAGTTCGGTGACAGGTTGCCCGTGGTGTTGCTCGACGGCGCCGAGCACAGCTATTGGGATGTCGATGAGCCGCAGCTGCGAGCGGACCTCGCTGCGCGCAAAACGTGA
- a CDS encoding pyridoxamine 5'-phosphate oxidase family protein encodes MTSLDRIAPAFVEMAHTIVWASVATVDTDCRPRSRVLHPIWEWDGAQLTGWIATEPTRIKLTHIAAHPDVSINYWTPSHDTCSAEAAVEWVLDDAGRTELWERFKNGPAPVGYDPAILPSLDGGGPTSEKFAGWKLTPTRLRVMPGTVMTQGSGEVLTWRAGE; translated from the coding sequence ATGACCTCCCTGGATCGGATTGCTCCGGCCTTTGTCGAGATGGCCCACACGATTGTCTGGGCGTCGGTAGCCACTGTCGACACCGATTGCCGCCCAAGAAGCCGTGTGCTGCACCCAATCTGGGAATGGGACGGCGCACAGCTGACGGGCTGGATCGCGACCGAGCCGACGCGGATCAAGCTGACGCACATCGCCGCTCACCCTGATGTCTCGATCAACTACTGGACACCGTCGCACGACACCTGCAGCGCCGAAGCCGCTGTGGAATGGGTGCTCGATGACGCCGGGCGCACCGAGCTGTGGGAGCGGTTCAAGAACGGCCCGGCACCCGTGGGTTACGACCCGGCGATCCTCCCGTCGTTGGACGGCGGAGGACCCACCTCGGAGAAATTCGCGGGCTGGAAGCTCACGCCGACCCGGCTGCGGGTGATGCCCGGCACGGTGATGACCCAGGGCAGTGGCGAAGTGCTCACCTGGCGCGCGGGTGAGTAA